One window of Quercus robur chromosome 5, dhQueRobu3.1, whole genome shotgun sequence genomic DNA carries:
- the LOC126728488 gene encoding PR5-like receptor kinase: CDIYSLITVTSFAGIGVLVVIICYFLGYLSFTKIICLWKKQTLTYQSGEAFIRNHGPLGIRRYSYSDIKKMTNTFKYKLGQGGYGGVYKGKLKDGRFVAMKVLKESKGNGEEFLNEVASISRTSHVNIVTLMGFSFEYSNKALIYEFMPNGSLEKFIYKDFSTNVDRQLAWETSYKIAVGIARGLEYLHRGCNTRILHFDIKPHNILLDENFCPKISDFGLAKICSREDNIISMVGARGTIGYIAPELFCRNFGGVSHKLDVYSYGMMVLEMIGGRKNIDVSVDRTSEIYFPHWIYKRLELDEELGLQGLINKEDEESARKMIIVSLWCIQTDPSDRPSMSKVVDMLEGSLDFLQMPPKPFLSSPPRTPVDSSTATILL; this comes from the coding sequence TGTGATATATATTCTTTGATTACAGTCACTTCATTTGCTGGAATTGGAGTTCTGGTGGTCATAATTTGCTACTTCTTGGGATATCTCTCATTTACTAAAATTATTTGTCTTTGGAAAAAGCAAACTCTAACCTATCAGAGTGGAGAGGCCTTTATAAGGAATCACGGTCCACTTGGTATTAGAAGATACAGTTATTCagatataaagaaaatgaccaaCACTTTCAAATATAAACTGGGGCAAGGGGGCTATGGTGGTGTATACAAGGGGAAGTTAAAAGATGGTCGTTTTGTGGCCATGAAAGTTTTGAAAGAATCAAAAGGTAATGGAGAGGAATTCCTAAACGAGGTTGCAAGCATTAGTAGAACCTCTCATGTTAACATTGTCACTCTTATGGGCTTTTCCTTTGAATATTCTAATAAAGCTCTGATCTATGAGTTTATGCCAAATGGATCTCTTGAAAAGTTCATATATAAAGATTTTTCCACAAATGTTGATCGTCAATTAGCATGGGAAACATCATACAAGATTGCAGTTGGTATTGCTCGGGGATTAGAATACTTGCATAGAGGTTGCAATACACGAATCTTGCATTTTGATATAAAGCCTCACAACATTCTTTTGGATGAAAACTTTTGCCCAAAGATTTCTGATTTTGGCCTTGCAAAAATATGCTCTAGAGAAGACAACATCATATCAATGGTGGGAGCAAGAGGGACTATAGGATATATAGCTCCAGAActattttgtagaaattttgGAGGGGTCTCTCACAAGTTAGATGTCTACAGTTATGGAATGATGGTTTTAGAAATGATTGGGGGAAGAAAGAATATTGATGTTAGCGTTGATCGTACTAGTGAAATATATTTTCCACACTGGATTTACAAACGTCTTGAACTAGATGAAGAACTGGGATTGCAAGGCCTCATTAACAAAGAGGATGAAGAAAGTGCAAGGAAGATGATAATAGTGAGTTTGTGGTGCATACAGACTGATCCCTCAGACCGACCATCAATGAGTAAAGTGGTGGATATGTTGGAAGGAAGCCTTGATTTCTTGCAAATGCCTCCCAAGCCTTTCTTGTCTTCCCCACCAAGAACTCCAGTAGATTCTTCAACTGCAACGATTTTGTTATGA